From one Magnolia sinica isolate HGM2019 chromosome 18, MsV1, whole genome shotgun sequence genomic stretch:
- the LOC131232932 gene encoding (S)-ureidoglycine aminohydrolase isoform X2 codes for MREYTKISVYAIQALLLLFGVLQCAVGDEGYCSVPNQKADSNSQPLYWKVTNPTLSPEHLQDLPGFTRSVIKRDHAVITPESHVFSPLPDWTNTLGAYLITPAMGSHFVMYLANMQDNSKSALPPRDVERFLFVVMGTVVLSNASGISHRLLVDSFAYLPANFEHSLKCDTSATLVIFERRYSVLEKHISELIVGSTDKQPLLETPGEVFELRKLLPVSAPYDFNIHIMDFQPGEYLNVKEVHYNQHGLLLLEGQGIYRLGDSWYPVQAGDVIWMAPFVPQWYAALGKTRSRYLLYKDVNRNPLNS; via the exons ATGCGCGAATACACCAAGATATCAGTATATGCTATTCAGGCGCTGCTCCTTCTCTTCG GAGTGCTACAATGCGCCGTGGGTGATGAAGGATACTGTTCAGTACCTAATCAGAAGGCGGACTCGAACTCGCAACCTCTCTACTGGAAAGTAACGAACCCGACACTCTCCCCGGAGCATCTTCAAG ACTTACCTGGTTTCACTCGCAGTGTGATTAAAAGAGACCATGCTGTAATTACACCTGAAAGTCATGTATTCAGCCCTCTACCAGACTG GACGAATACCTTGGGAGCTTATCTAATCACACCAGCAATGGGCTCGCATTTTGTAATGTACTTGGCAAATATGCAAG ACAACTCAAAGTCAGCACTACCTCCACGGGATGTTGAAAG GTTCTTGTTTGTGGTCATGGGCACTGTGGTACTATCAAATGCGTCTGGAATCAGCCACAGACTGCTT GTGGACTCGTTTGCATATCTACCTGCGAATTTTGAACATTCTCTCAAGTGTGACACATCAGCCACCCTTGTTATATTTGAGCGAAG GTACTCAGTTTTGGAAAAACATATCTCTGAATTGATTGTTGGCTCAACGGACAAGCAGCCACTTCTTGAAACTCCAGGCGAG gtttttgaacttCGGAAACTGCTGCCTGTCTCAGCTCCATATGACTTCAATATCCAT ATCATGGATTTCCAACCTGGAGAGTATCTTAATGTGAAG GAGGTACACTATAATCAGCATGGCTTGTTGCTTTTAGAGGGACAGGGTATCTATCGCTTGGGTGACAGCTG GTACCCAGTTCAAGCGGGCGATGTGATTTGGATGGCACCATTTGTACCTCAATG GTATGCAGCACTTGGGAAAACCCGGTCACGGTACCTTCTATACAAGGATGTGAACAGGAATCCACTGAATTCATAG
- the LOC131232932 gene encoding (S)-ureidoglycine aminohydrolase isoform X1, translating into MREYTKISVYAIQALLLLFGFPPGVLQCAVGDEGYCSVPNQKADSNSQPLYWKVTNPTLSPEHLQDLPGFTRSVIKRDHAVITPESHVFSPLPDWTNTLGAYLITPAMGSHFVMYLANMQDNSKSALPPRDVERFLFVVMGTVVLSNASGISHRLLVDSFAYLPANFEHSLKCDTSATLVIFERRYSVLEKHISELIVGSTDKQPLLETPGEVFELRKLLPVSAPYDFNIHIMDFQPGEYLNVKEVHYNQHGLLLLEGQGIYRLGDSWYPVQAGDVIWMAPFVPQWYAALGKTRSRYLLYKDVNRNPLNS; encoded by the exons ATGCGCGAATACACCAAGATATCAGTATATGCTATTCAGGCGCTGCTCCTTCTCTTCG GATTTCCTCCAGGAGTGCTACAATGCGCCGTGGGTGATGAAGGATACTGTTCAGTACCTAATCAGAAGGCGGACTCGAACTCGCAACCTCTCTACTGGAAAGTAACGAACCCGACACTCTCCCCGGAGCATCTTCAAG ACTTACCTGGTTTCACTCGCAGTGTGATTAAAAGAGACCATGCTGTAATTACACCTGAAAGTCATGTATTCAGCCCTCTACCAGACTG GACGAATACCTTGGGAGCTTATCTAATCACACCAGCAATGGGCTCGCATTTTGTAATGTACTTGGCAAATATGCAAG ACAACTCAAAGTCAGCACTACCTCCACGGGATGTTGAAAG GTTCTTGTTTGTGGTCATGGGCACTGTGGTACTATCAAATGCGTCTGGAATCAGCCACAGACTGCTT GTGGACTCGTTTGCATATCTACCTGCGAATTTTGAACATTCTCTCAAGTGTGACACATCAGCCACCCTTGTTATATTTGAGCGAAG GTACTCAGTTTTGGAAAAACATATCTCTGAATTGATTGTTGGCTCAACGGACAAGCAGCCACTTCTTGAAACTCCAGGCGAG gtttttgaacttCGGAAACTGCTGCCTGTCTCAGCTCCATATGACTTCAATATCCAT ATCATGGATTTCCAACCTGGAGAGTATCTTAATGTGAAG GAGGTACACTATAATCAGCATGGCTTGTTGCTTTTAGAGGGACAGGGTATCTATCGCTTGGGTGACAGCTG GTACCCAGTTCAAGCGGGCGATGTGATTTGGATGGCACCATTTGTACCTCAATG GTATGCAGCACTTGGGAAAACCCGGTCACGGTACCTTCTATACAAGGATGTGAACAGGAATCCACTGAATTCATAG
- the LOC131232932 gene encoding (S)-ureidoglycine aminohydrolase isoform X3, translated as MREYTKISVYAIQALLLLFVLQCAVGDEGYCSVPNQKADSNSQPLYWKVTNPTLSPEHLQDLPGFTRSVIKRDHAVITPESHVFSPLPDWTNTLGAYLITPAMGSHFVMYLANMQDNSKSALPPRDVERFLFVVMGTVVLSNASGISHRLLVDSFAYLPANFEHSLKCDTSATLVIFERRYSVLEKHISELIVGSTDKQPLLETPGEVFELRKLLPVSAPYDFNIHIMDFQPGEYLNVKEVHYNQHGLLLLEGQGIYRLGDSWYPVQAGDVIWMAPFVPQWYAALGKTRSRYLLYKDVNRNPLNS; from the exons ATGCGCGAATACACCAAGATATCAGTATATGCTATTCAGGCGCTGCTCCTTCTCTTCG TGCTACAATGCGCCGTGGGTGATGAAGGATACTGTTCAGTACCTAATCAGAAGGCGGACTCGAACTCGCAACCTCTCTACTGGAAAGTAACGAACCCGACACTCTCCCCGGAGCATCTTCAAG ACTTACCTGGTTTCACTCGCAGTGTGATTAAAAGAGACCATGCTGTAATTACACCTGAAAGTCATGTATTCAGCCCTCTACCAGACTG GACGAATACCTTGGGAGCTTATCTAATCACACCAGCAATGGGCTCGCATTTTGTAATGTACTTGGCAAATATGCAAG ACAACTCAAAGTCAGCACTACCTCCACGGGATGTTGAAAG GTTCTTGTTTGTGGTCATGGGCACTGTGGTACTATCAAATGCGTCTGGAATCAGCCACAGACTGCTT GTGGACTCGTTTGCATATCTACCTGCGAATTTTGAACATTCTCTCAAGTGTGACACATCAGCCACCCTTGTTATATTTGAGCGAAG GTACTCAGTTTTGGAAAAACATATCTCTGAATTGATTGTTGGCTCAACGGACAAGCAGCCACTTCTTGAAACTCCAGGCGAG gtttttgaacttCGGAAACTGCTGCCTGTCTCAGCTCCATATGACTTCAATATCCAT ATCATGGATTTCCAACCTGGAGAGTATCTTAATGTGAAG GAGGTACACTATAATCAGCATGGCTTGTTGCTTTTAGAGGGACAGGGTATCTATCGCTTGGGTGACAGCTG GTACCCAGTTCAAGCGGGCGATGTGATTTGGATGGCACCATTTGTACCTCAATG GTATGCAGCACTTGGGAAAACCCGGTCACGGTACCTTCTATACAAGGATGTGAACAGGAATCCACTGAATTCATAG